One genomic segment of Coraliomargarita parva includes these proteins:
- the gspG gene encoding type II secretion system major pseudopilin GspG, translating into MQRPTTPIRRKPRTSGFSLIEILIVIALIAVLATLTIVKVGDTFGKQGSKVASVFVNSTIKLAMTNYKLDVGSYPNSEEGLQALVRAPAGKEGRWDGPYIEEVPLDPWQNPYQYRYPGSKNISGAKGYDIWSLGEDGTESADDIGNWK; encoded by the coding sequence ATGCAACGCCCGACTACACCTATTCGCCGCAAGCCCCGCACCAGCGGCTTCAGCTTGATTGAAATCCTCATTGTCATCGCATTGATCGCGGTGCTGGCAACCCTGACCATCGTCAAAGTCGGTGACACTTTTGGCAAACAGGGCTCAAAGGTCGCCAGCGTATTTGTCAACAGCACGATCAAGCTAGCCATGACGAACTACAAACTGGACGTGGGCAGCTATCCGAACAGCGAAGAGGGCCTGCAAGCCCTGGTTCGCGCCCCGGCCGGAAAGGAAGGACGCTGGGATGGCCCTTACATTGAGGAAGTCCCGCTCGATCCCTGGCAAAACCCTTACCAATACCGCTACCCCGGCAGCAAGAATATCAGTGGCGCCAAAGGCTATGATATCTGGTCGCTGGGTGAAGACGGCACCGAAAGCGCCGATGATATCGGCAACTGGAAATAA
- a CDS encoding transglutaminaseTgpA domain-containing protein — MRESVRLTIEELLEFKWLLGGMLCLLSLWSLLSLNDGNGLFVGLGMLGCLLLVLRPSLLHRFAFVSSKWIAPVLFVMIAMDFFLHLPEFLPPLVRMVVLLVFYRMVAPRKKREDLQLVLLCLFCLVIAGVLSVSMLFALQILLFTPVAMAILFIICVLDRGERKGEGQPVWANFNWRRLLGRVYQVLELKVLFLGTVMFFFVVGVSSVLFVLTPRVNLDKAIPFLQISGQARSGFSEDVRLGDVGEIINDDSEALRVDVPSQDSIESMPYWRMIVLDQYNQGFFRMSMDLMTDDFLEPGESREVFGQSPVPFEARNEVWTFYLEGGVSKYLPLPGQYRLLRFPQAQEYARIKELNLIHTTQVKNKVLAYQVQGMAWSRRFPVSDAEARALGEPVEPYEAPFVSYPSSTRVLYLSPEERAILDRINQEALSTEGGDPEGGELDASGYSRLVNEYLWKHYRYALKPEEPRTDGDPIVAWLDQSSRGHCEYFAGSFVLLARAAGYPARMVVGFAGGSWNSVEEYFVVRNRNAHAWAEIYDAGSREWLRVDPTPGNGPSNPDLEMPGSLGYDVGLAAWMDSLRMQWYRRIVNFDQQDQIQIADSVLKVFKLAIANMKEWLRDRWTGLLAWLQSPSWVDGIRLNSVLLLVLVFGYLSWRLRLLAMRGVLRLRRRSDRFDPVRRQAGKYLVRVRRKLDQGARLDVAHGLEQVCHELEGLRFGPPVPVRAAQEIFKRTRQVLRGRHLA, encoded by the coding sequence ATGAGAGAGTCGGTCAGACTGACGATTGAAGAACTACTTGAATTCAAGTGGTTGTTGGGGGGCATGCTCTGCTTGCTGTCCCTCTGGTCCCTGCTGTCCCTGAATGACGGAAACGGCCTCTTTGTCGGGTTGGGGATGCTGGGTTGCCTGCTTCTCGTCCTCCGGCCCAGCTTGCTGCATCGCTTCGCTTTTGTGAGTTCCAAATGGATCGCGCCGGTGCTCTTCGTCATGATCGCGATGGATTTCTTCCTGCACCTGCCCGAGTTTCTTCCGCCTTTGGTGAGAATGGTGGTACTCCTCGTATTTTACCGGATGGTGGCACCTCGCAAGAAGCGTGAAGACCTGCAACTTGTTCTGCTCTGCCTGTTCTGTCTTGTGATCGCGGGGGTGCTTTCTGTCTCGATGCTCTTTGCCTTGCAGATCCTGCTCTTCACTCCGGTCGCGATGGCGATCCTCTTCATCATCTGTGTCTTGGATCGGGGCGAGCGGAAGGGGGAGGGGCAGCCAGTCTGGGCGAACTTTAACTGGCGACGCCTGCTTGGTCGTGTGTACCAAGTCCTTGAACTGAAAGTGCTGTTTCTTGGGACGGTGATGTTCTTCTTCGTAGTGGGGGTCTCTTCGGTTCTCTTCGTGCTGACTCCCCGGGTCAATCTCGACAAAGCGATTCCCTTCCTGCAAATCAGCGGGCAAGCCCGTTCCGGATTTAGTGAAGATGTCCGGCTCGGTGATGTGGGGGAGATTATCAATGACGACAGCGAGGCCTTGCGGGTGGATGTGCCTTCCCAAGACTCGATCGAGTCGATGCCGTACTGGCGGATGATCGTGCTGGACCAGTACAATCAGGGCTTTTTCCGGATGTCGATGGACCTAATGACAGATGATTTCCTGGAACCCGGTGAGTCCCGGGAAGTCTTCGGGCAGAGCCCGGTGCCCTTTGAGGCCCGCAATGAGGTGTGGACCTTCTACCTAGAGGGTGGGGTGAGCAAATATTTGCCGTTGCCGGGGCAATACCGGCTGCTGCGATTCCCTCAGGCACAGGAATATGCCCGTATCAAGGAGCTGAACTTGATTCATACTACCCAGGTGAAAAACAAGGTGTTGGCCTATCAGGTGCAGGGGATGGCCTGGTCCCGGCGGTTTCCGGTCAGCGATGCGGAAGCGAGAGCCCTTGGCGAGCCGGTCGAGCCGTACGAAGCTCCATTTGTCAGTTATCCCAGCAGTACCCGTGTCTTGTATCTGAGTCCGGAGGAGCGTGCGATTTTGGACCGTATCAACCAGGAGGCGCTTTCGACGGAAGGCGGCGATCCGGAAGGCGGCGAACTGGATGCCTCCGGCTATAGCCGTTTGGTCAACGAGTACCTCTGGAAGCATTACCGCTATGCACTGAAGCCGGAAGAGCCGAGAACGGATGGGGATCCCATTGTCGCCTGGCTCGATCAAAGTTCGCGGGGGCACTGTGAATATTTTGCAGGCTCCTTTGTCCTTTTGGCCCGGGCTGCGGGGTATCCGGCGCGGATGGTGGTTGGTTTTGCCGGGGGAAGCTGGAATTCGGTCGAGGAATACTTCGTGGTCCGTAACCGTAATGCCCATGCCTGGGCCGAGATCTATGATGCGGGCAGCCGGGAGTGGTTGCGGGTGGATCCCACCCCGGGGAATGGCCCGAGTAATCCGGATCTCGAGATGCCCGGATCGCTCGGCTACGATGTCGGATTGGCTGCGTGGATGGATAGCCTGCGAATGCAATGGTACCGGCGTATTGTGAATTTCGACCAGCAGGACCAGATCCAGATCGCGGATTCGGTCCTGAAGGTCTTCAAGCTTGCAATCGCCAATATGAAGGAATGGCTCCGGGACAGGTGGACGGGCCTATTGGCATGGTTGCAGTCGCCTTCCTGGGTGGATGGGATTCGCCTGAACTCCGTCTTGTTGCTGGTGCTGGTTTTCGGCTACCTGAGCTGGCGATTACGTCTGCTTGCCATGCGGGGCGTGCTTCGTTTGCGGCGGCGATCCGATCGGTTTGATCCCGTGAGGCGCCAAGCTGGGAAATACCTCGTACGTGTACGGCGCAAACTGGATCAAGGAGCGAGGCTTGATGTGGCGCATGGTCTGGAGCAAGTTTGCCATGAACTTGAAGGCCTTCGTTTCGGTCCTCCGGTTCCGGTTCGCGCCGCGCAAGAAATCTTCAAGCGGACACGGCAGGTTTTGCGGGGCAGACACTTGGCCTAA
- a CDS encoding response regulator has translation MKTVYIIEDEEIMRNLLSTFFATTFPELEVLGMSGDGGEGVEQCLELAPDLVIVDIQLPEVNGLEILHLLKRKFPKIKILVFTGKTSATTVKIAVRGNADGFINKISGLEELEKAIRAVDKDEQFFSPEIYDEVVRLKEEGVGRSRPPF, from the coding sequence ATGAAGACCGTTTACATTATCGAGGACGAAGAGATCATGCGGAATCTCTTATCGACGTTTTTCGCGACTACCTTCCCCGAACTTGAAGTCCTAGGAATGTCAGGCGACGGGGGCGAAGGAGTCGAGCAATGCCTGGAATTGGCGCCCGACCTCGTGATCGTCGATATCCAGCTGCCGGAAGTCAACGGACTTGAGATCCTTCACCTGCTCAAGCGTAAATTCCCCAAGATTAAGATCCTCGTCTTTACCGGAAAAACCTCCGCCACCACCGTAAAGATAGCGGTACGCGGCAACGCCGACGGATTCATCAATAAGATATCCGGCCTCGAGGAACTCGAAAAGGCCATTCGCGCCGTAGACAAGGACGAACAGTTTTTCAGTCCGGAAATCTACGACGAGGTCGTCCGACTCAAAGAGGAAGGCGTTGGCCGTTCGCGCCCGCCTTTTTAA
- the thiL gene encoding thiamine-phosphate kinase, whose protein sequence is MKSTSSTLTTNVPEHSLAHLGEVELIRRISDWLGPVSPPSPEGMGDDCAVIRQTGQGQQILTTDAVSYGQHFDDQVSPEDAGAKLIKRNLSDIAAMGGIPGPAVLALLCGPDISLEWLESFFRGIRRVCEQYAVPLVGGDISSLRPGNFSAVLSLTGRTETPRLRHTARNGDSIYVTGQLGGSILGKHYKFEPRLEAGRWIAGRPESTAMMDLTDGLAKDLRALIPPDCAAALHPSRFPLSDDARTLAQTTGLDPEEHAFCDGEDYELLFCLDGKTDTTSFEADWKATFPQLKITRIGSFVCGSPERPFVDAASNEDLPWSRGFEHLR, encoded by the coding sequence GTGAAATCAACCTCCTCCACACTCACCACCAATGTTCCGGAGCATTCCCTGGCCCACTTGGGCGAAGTCGAGCTGATCCGCCGAATCAGTGATTGGTTGGGCCCCGTCAGTCCACCTTCTCCTGAAGGCATGGGAGACGACTGCGCCGTCATCCGCCAGACCGGCCAGGGACAGCAAATCCTGACGACGGATGCAGTCAGTTACGGCCAACATTTTGACGACCAAGTAAGCCCAGAAGACGCCGGTGCCAAATTGATCAAACGCAACCTAAGCGACATAGCGGCAATGGGCGGCATCCCTGGCCCGGCGGTGCTCGCCCTGCTCTGCGGCCCCGACATTTCCCTCGAATGGCTGGAATCATTCTTTCGGGGCATACGCCGCGTTTGCGAGCAGTACGCGGTTCCGCTCGTCGGCGGGGATATCAGCAGCCTGAGACCGGGTAATTTCTCCGCGGTCCTGAGCCTGACCGGCCGAACCGAAACACCCCGCCTGCGCCACACCGCCCGTAACGGGGACTCGATTTACGTGACCGGGCAATTGGGAGGCAGCATCCTAGGCAAGCATTACAAGTTCGAGCCACGACTCGAAGCCGGCCGCTGGATTGCCGGTCGTCCCGAGAGCACGGCTATGATGGACCTCACCGACGGTCTGGCCAAAGACTTGCGCGCCCTCATTCCGCCAGACTGTGCGGCAGCCTTACACCCGTCCCGCTTCCCACTTTCCGATGATGCCCGGACCCTGGCACAGACAACCGGTCTCGACCCCGAGGAGCACGCCTTCTGCGACGGGGAAGATTACGAGCTTCTCTTTTGTCTGGATGGAAAAACCGACACCACCTCCTTCGAAGCAGACTGGAAGGCGACATTCCCCCAACTAAAGATCACCCGGATCGGTTCTTTTGTCTGCGGCTCGCCGGAACGGCCCTTCGTTGATGCGGCCAGCAATGAGGACTTGCCATGGAGTCGGGGATTTGAGCATCTCAGGTAA
- a CDS encoding prepilin-type N-terminal cleavage/methylation domain-containing protein — translation MISATGNKGRVRRSGFSLIEIILVIALMAVAATVTIINFTAFAERGDKRSVEEIVGEAIRKARFLAASERNIAELHFDKDSGSLHIDGSGIESLAYELPPEFGEDGPATIKFYLVPSTEGLQPFERPGDTRQEAKRVRFAPDRSASPFVVEIDLNSGTPERIVYDPFSSLRRADAQ, via the coding sequence ATGATATCGGCAACTGGAAATAAGGGGCGTGTGCGCCGCAGCGGCTTCAGCCTGATCGAGATCATCCTGGTCATCGCCCTGATGGCCGTTGCCGCAACCGTCACGATCATCAATTTCACCGCCTTCGCCGAACGGGGTGACAAGCGCAGCGTGGAGGAGATCGTGGGGGAAGCCATTCGCAAGGCCCGATTCCTGGCAGCCAGCGAGCGGAACATCGCGGAACTGCACTTCGACAAGGACAGCGGCAGTCTCCACATCGACGGCTCCGGCATCGAGTCACTCGCATACGAGCTGCCCCCTGAATTCGGCGAGGACGGACCCGCGACCATCAAATTTTACCTAGTCCCATCGACGGAAGGGCTCCAACCCTTTGAACGGCCGGGCGACACCCGCCAGGAAGCCAAACGCGTCCGCTTCGCTCCGGACCGCAGTGCCTCGCCGTTTGTCGTGGAAATCGACCTGAACTCCGGCACTCCGGAACGTATCGTCTATGACCCCTTTTCGAGCTTGAGGAGGGCGGATGCCCAATGA
- a CDS encoding AAA family ATPase, with protein sequence MKPSSVIPAPRAFQTVERLRVNIEKTIRGKTEVVDKIIVALLAGGHVLIEDLPGLGKTTLAYCLARSIDCSFSRIQFTSDMLPSDIIGVSIYDEKEREFVFKRGPIFANIVLADEINRTTPKTQSSLLEVMGRAKISVDGQTYTVPPPFMVIATQNPVDYEGTFPLPESQMDRFLMRMEMGYPELKYELEILQSADLHYDHLDADPVVTRQEVVELQGYAREVYLEDTVADYIVRLARATREEASFRSGVSPRGTLALKVAAQARALAHGRAFILPEDVADMVLPVFSHRLLPRKTLADPMEERRSVEGILIRLMETVPQPS encoded by the coding sequence ATGAAACCGAGTTCCGTCATTCCCGCTCCCCGAGCGTTTCAAACAGTGGAGCGTCTGCGAGTGAATATCGAAAAAACGATTCGGGGCAAAACCGAAGTGGTGGACAAGATTATCGTAGCCCTGCTGGCTGGAGGGCATGTGTTGATCGAGGACTTGCCGGGCTTGGGGAAAACGACGCTGGCCTATTGCCTGGCGCGCTCCATTGACTGCAGTTTCTCCCGTATCCAGTTCACCAGCGACATGCTGCCTTCAGATATCATCGGGGTTTCCATATATGACGAGAAGGAGCGTGAATTTGTTTTCAAGCGGGGGCCGATCTTCGCGAACATCGTGTTGGCGGACGAAATCAACCGGACGACTCCGAAGACACAATCGAGCCTGCTTGAGGTGATGGGGCGTGCCAAGATTTCGGTGGACGGCCAAACCTACACCGTCCCCCCGCCCTTCATGGTGATCGCGACCCAGAATCCGGTCGATTATGAGGGGACCTTCCCCCTGCCGGAGAGCCAGATGGACCGTTTTCTCATGCGCATGGAAATGGGGTATCCCGAACTCAAGTACGAGTTGGAGATTCTCCAGTCGGCGGACTTGCACTACGACCATTTGGACGCGGATCCCGTGGTGACGCGGCAAGAGGTGGTGGAGCTGCAGGGCTATGCGCGGGAGGTCTACCTGGAAGATACGGTGGCCGATTATATTGTGCGGCTGGCTCGGGCGACCCGGGAGGAAGCCAGTTTCCGTTCGGGCGTGAGTCCGCGGGGGACCTTGGCGCTGAAAGTGGCCGCCCAGGCACGGGCGCTGGCGCATGGGCGTGCCTTTATCTTGCCTGAGGACGTGGCCGACATGGTGTTGCCTGTATTCTCGCACCGTCTGTTGCCCCGCAAGACCCTGGCGGACCCGATGGAGGAACGCCGCTCGGTTGAGGGCATTCTGATTCGGTTGATGGAAACCGTGCCCCAGCCAAGTTAA
- a CDS encoding DUF58 domain-containing protein, giving the protein MSQMHTELSRWHDWTDPDFFNPDPDAEKRVVPLFLRQMMPTRVRRTRLTLAGWFLILVALGIGTAAYNTASNILFMTLSLLLSSLVLSGILSHINFRKLTWSLRPPEHLRAGEVAMAELQVKNAKVVFPSFCLRFELYAGLCSEPDWLSLPHELSPGQSTKLDWTFTPLSRGHCQVRVTGVESEFPFGFLSKTLAGRLEERLLVWPARLEYSFDPKGAGWRQRAESSRKRAGHGSDLLHIREYVRGDAPRSIHWKATARAGKLMVRQFAREGINGFHLYLDPSPEAWTPEGFEALCCLAGSLAEDLFQSGRLESVQVAGHAQLAIKSNRQLYEFFDLLAELELHEYRGAVPSAATGSLVQFRPSGSKGVAIYIEDERVGQTDD; this is encoded by the coding sequence ATGAGCCAGATGCACACAGAGCTGAGTCGCTGGCACGACTGGACGGACCCGGATTTTTTCAATCCGGATCCTGATGCGGAAAAGCGGGTGGTACCCTTGTTCCTGCGCCAGATGATGCCGACACGGGTACGGCGCACACGGTTGACGCTTGCGGGCTGGTTTCTGATCCTGGTGGCGCTCGGCATCGGAACGGCTGCTTACAACACTGCCAGCAATATTCTCTTTATGACTTTGTCGCTCCTGTTGAGCAGCCTGGTCCTGAGCGGTATCCTTTCACATATCAATTTCCGGAAGTTGACATGGAGTCTGCGTCCTCCCGAGCACCTGCGGGCCGGTGAAGTGGCCATGGCCGAACTTCAGGTAAAGAATGCGAAAGTGGTCTTTCCCAGTTTTTGCCTGCGTTTCGAGCTTTATGCCGGTTTGTGCTCCGAGCCGGACTGGCTGAGCCTTCCGCATGAGTTGTCGCCCGGACAATCGACGAAGCTGGACTGGACGTTCACCCCGCTTTCCCGGGGCCATTGTCAGGTGCGCGTGACAGGGGTGGAATCCGAATTCCCCTTTGGTTTCCTAAGCAAGACCCTGGCTGGCCGCTTGGAGGAACGCTTACTGGTGTGGCCGGCACGTTTGGAGTACAGTTTCGATCCGAAGGGGGCCGGTTGGCGGCAGCGTGCCGAAAGCTCCCGCAAGCGTGCGGGACATGGAAGTGATTTGCTGCATATCCGCGAATATGTCCGAGGTGATGCACCCCGCAGTATCCATTGGAAAGCGACGGCGCGGGCCGGAAAGCTGATGGTGCGGCAGTTCGCCCGCGAGGGGATCAACGGCTTCCATTTGTATCTGGATCCCAGCCCCGAGGCCTGGACACCCGAGGGGTTTGAGGCGCTTTGCTGCCTCGCTGGTTCTTTGGCTGAAGACCTGTTCCAGTCCGGGCGTTTGGAGTCGGTGCAGGTCGCCGGGCATGCGCAATTGGCGATCAAGAGCAACCGCCAGTTATACGAGTTTTTCGACCTTCTGGCGGAACTGGAACTGCATGAGTATCGTGGGGCAGTGCCTTCGGCGGCCACGGGGTCCTTGGTGCAGTTTCGACCATCAGGAAGCAAAGGGGTGGCAATCTATATAGAAGATGAGAGAGTCGGTCAGACTGACGATTGA
- the tsaE gene encoding tRNA (adenosine(37)-N6)-threonylcarbamoyltransferase complex ATPase subunit type 1 TsaE: MTSEQQDIRTRLRAGLATRSAAETDAAARALAPHIPEDHVLAFHGDLGAGKTTFIKGLARGWGISEAVTSPTFNLYTVYQGSRQLVHLDAYRLHDGSDLDSLMIEDFLQSPWCLAVEWPERITDSIPDQAWHLYLELDLKANCHRIRLDDGTNSIN, from the coding sequence ATGACATCCGAGCAACAGGATATACGTACACGCTTACGCGCTGGCCTCGCCACCCGTTCCGCCGCAGAAACCGATGCGGCGGCACGGGCGCTGGCACCCCACATCCCCGAGGATCACGTACTTGCGTTCCATGGCGACCTCGGCGCCGGCAAGACGACCTTCATCAAAGGCCTCGCGCGCGGATGGGGCATCAGCGAGGCCGTGACCAGCCCGACCTTCAACCTCTACACCGTGTATCAGGGAAGCCGTCAGCTCGTTCATCTGGATGCCTACCGCCTACACGATGGGAGTGATCTCGACAGCCTGATGATCGAAGACTTCCTGCAATCCCCATGGTGCCTCGCGGTCGAATGGCCGGAACGGATCACTGACAGTATCCCCGACCAAGCCTGGCATCTTTACCTGGAACTGGACCTGAAGGCAAACTGCCACCGAATTCGTCTCGACGACGGGACCAACTCGATCAATTAG
- a CDS encoding PulJ/GspJ family protein yields the protein MRTPAPARPSSEAAFSLIEVIIAVAIFAMAATILTSTFVNALLAREKAREVEQLDADIQTVRLQLLLQPSRDDAEDGGECPTLNYGTATWRAIIEPTEVIDLFKVTFTIEFPEPPEGQAASHTEELYLLRPTWSESDERSDLLEDKRQELREHRDFGF from the coding sequence ATGAGAACGCCAGCCCCGGCACGCCCCTCCTCAGAGGCCGCGTTCAGCCTGATTGAAGTCATCATTGCAGTCGCCATCTTCGCGATGGCGGCCACCATCCTGACTTCAACGTTCGTCAATGCCCTGCTTGCCCGGGAGAAGGCCCGTGAAGTAGAGCAACTGGATGCCGACATCCAGACCGTGCGTCTCCAACTGCTGCTTCAGCCGAGCCGGGATGACGCCGAAGACGGCGGGGAATGTCCCACCCTGAATTATGGCACCGCCACCTGGCGGGCCATCATCGAACCGACCGAGGTGATCGACCTCTTCAAGGTCACTTTCACGATCGAGTTTCCCGAGCCGCCGGAAGGCCAGGCCGCCAGCCATACCGAGGAACTCTACCTCCTGCGTCCAACCTGGTCCGAGAGCGATGAACGCTCCGACTTGCTCGAGGACAAACGACAGGAACTACGCGAACACCGCGATTTTGGCTTCTGA